A window of Haliscomenobacter hydrossis DSM 1100 contains these coding sequences:
- a CDS encoding 3-oxoacyl-ACP synthase III family protein codes for MLKSKIGGIGYYVPENIVTNQDLLRVMDTSDEWIQERTGILERRYGKKFEETPATMGARAAEIAIERAGINKEEIDFIIFATLSPDYYFPGCGVLLQRELGITKTEIGALDVRNQCSGFVYGLSVADQFIKTGMYKNILLVGSEMHSMGLDFSTRGRNVTVIFGDGAGAVVLQPTEDENQGILTTHLHSDGTYAEKLALISPGSHGAYHFNKMAIETDFGFPDVEFGEMFVNPTMIENAYTYPVMEGQFVFKMAIQKFPEVIMEALKKTGLTTNDIDLLVPHQANLRISQFVQAKLKLSDDKVWNNIQRYGNTTAASIPIALCEAWEAGKVKAGDLVCLAAFGSGFTWGSALIRW; via the coding sequence ATGTTAAAGTCAAAAATCGGTGGCATCGGTTACTACGTACCCGAAAACATTGTCACCAATCAAGACCTGCTCAGGGTCATGGACACCAGCGATGAGTGGATTCAAGAAAGAACCGGGATTTTAGAACGTCGTTATGGTAAAAAATTTGAAGAAACCCCTGCTACCATGGGGGCTAGAGCTGCTGAAATAGCCATCGAGCGAGCGGGCATTAACAAAGAAGAAATTGACTTTATCATCTTTGCCACTTTAAGCCCAGATTATTACTTTCCTGGTTGTGGCGTATTGCTGCAACGTGAATTGGGCATTACCAAAACGGAAATCGGTGCCTTGGATGTTCGCAACCAGTGCTCCGGTTTTGTCTACGGGCTGTCTGTTGCCGACCAGTTTATCAAAACTGGAATGTACAAAAATATACTTTTGGTGGGCTCGGAAATGCATTCCATGGGTCTTGATTTTTCCACTCGTGGGCGCAACGTAACCGTCATTTTTGGTGACGGTGCCGGAGCCGTAGTCCTACAACCCACTGAAGACGAAAACCAGGGTATCCTGACTACCCATCTCCATTCAGACGGGACTTATGCCGAAAAACTCGCCTTGATCAGCCCGGGTTCACATGGAGCGTATCATTTCAACAAAATGGCCATTGAAACTGACTTTGGATTCCCTGATGTTGAATTTGGTGAAATGTTTGTCAATCCAACCATGATCGAAAATGCCTATACTTATCCCGTGATGGAAGGTCAGTTTGTCTTTAAAATGGCCATACAAAAATTCCCTGAAGTCATCATGGAAGCCTTGAAGAAAACAGGATTAACTACTAACGACATCGATTTATTGGTACCACACCAGGCCAATTTACGCATCAGCCAATTTGTGCAAGCCAAACTGAAATTGAGTGATGATAAGGTTTGGAACAACATACAGCGTTATGGCAACACCACCGCTGCTTCTATTCCCATTGCCTTGTGTGAGGCCTGGGAAGCAGGAAAGGTCAAAGCGGGAGATTTGGTCTGTCTGGCCGCTTTCGGCAGTGGGTTTACCTGGGGTTCTGCTTTAATCCGTTGGTAA